A genomic window from Sorex araneus isolate mSorAra2 chromosome 2, mSorAra2.pri, whole genome shotgun sequence includes:
- the TRPM2 gene encoding transient receptor potential cation channel subfamily M member 2 isoform X1, with product MEPALRKAGSRQEEAFGAQPRRVGDLALDPLLRGSSSRSKKMAPPFSCENKQENLSSWIPAHISRKECVYFVESAKLSDAGKVVCACGYTRQQHGEEATRPHPFPDKEWDPKKHVQERPTDAFGDIVFTGLGQKVGKYVRVSQDTPSSVIYHLMTEHWGLEVPNLLISVTGGAKDFNMKPRLKSVFRRGLVKVAQTTGAWIITGGSHTGVMKQVGEAVRDSSLSSRGSKASVVTIGVATWGTIHNREDLVHPTGSFPAEYVMDEEGQGHLTCLDSNHSHFILVDDGTHGCYGVEIPLRARLEKFISEQTKERGGVAIKIPIVCVVLEGGPGTLHTIYNAITNGTPCVVVEGSGRVADVIAQVASLPVPDIRMGLIQQKLGVLFHETFDTFTELRLIEWTKKIQDIVRRRQLLTIFRDGKDGQQDVDVAILQALLKASRSRDHFGHESWDHQLKLAVAWNRVDIARSEIFTDECQWKPSDLHPMMTAALISNKPEFVRLFLENGVRLKEMVTWDVLLWLYGNLEPCLFHYKLQKALAEEPCAPAGPHLRMYHVAQVLRELLGDFTQPLYPRPRSSDRQRLLLPVPHIRLSVQGPSLRSPPKCSANPSTFTTDPIRDLLIWAIVQNRRELAEIIWAQSQDCIVAALACNKILKELSKEEGDTDSMEGMLALADEYEHRAIGVFTECYRKDEERAQKLLTRVSEAWGRTTCLQLALEAKAMKFVSHGGIQAFLTKVWWGQLSVDNGLWRIILCMLAFPLLCTGLVSFRDRKLQAVQGLARVRAFFNAPVVIFHLNILSYFAFLCLFAYVLMVDFQPAPSWSERLIYLWLFSLVCEELRQLFYDPDGCGLAKMAVLYFSDFWNKLDIAAILLFIAGLTCRLTPGMLYPGRIILALDFIMFCLRLMHIFTISKTLGPKIIIVKRMMKDVFFFLFLLAVWVVSFGVAKQAILIHNESRVDWIFRGVVYQSYLTIFGQIPAYIDGVNFNPDHCSPDGTDPYKPKCPESDSARQAPAFPEWLTVTLLCLYLLFTNILLLNLLIAMFNYTFQQVQEHTDQIWKFQRHDLIEEYQGRPPAPPPLILLSHLHLFVKRVVLKIPARRHRQLKNKLEKNEEAALLSWELYLKESYLQSQQLLQRQRPEHKIQDISGKVDAMVDQLEMDRLKRSASAEQRLAFLEEQVAEMARALRSIAKTLSTASAGGEEAVPLLDPPKTPEGCDPALDSRAKVEDAGDGLPHVNARHLLYPSSSVMRFPVPDEKVPWEAEFLIYNPPFHSAERREKGLEDTVGSALELRAGIRYNVVDRAVDRRSSHGAYAVQDGLPLNPMGRTGLRGRGTLRFFGPNHTLLPVITRWRRNQDGGICRRSIKKMLEVLVLRRPGSELWALPGGSRDPGEMLPQKLRQVVHPEFWPTFKSLLAQGTELYKGYMDDPRNTDNAWIETVAVSVHFPDQNDVVLQMLSSPLPSCATVTAVQWQVLDRRLPLYADHKTLLQKAATLFGAYY from the exons ATGGAGCCCGCCCTGAGGAAAGCAGGCTCCAGGCAGGAAGAGGCCTTCGGCGCGCAGCCCAGGAGAGTGGGTGACCTGGCCCTGGACCCCCTGCTCCgagggagcagcagcaggagcaagaAGATGGCGCCGCCCTTCAGCTGCGAGAACAAG CAGGAGAACTTGAGCTCCTGGATCCCCGCGCACATCAGCAGGAAGGAGTGTGTGTACTTCGTGGAGAGCGCCAAACTCTCAGACGCGGG CAAAGTGGTGTGTGCCTGTGGCTACACGCGCCAGCAGCATGGGGAGGAGGCCACCAGGCCGCACCCCTTCCCGGACAAGGAATGGGACCCCAAGAAGCATGTGCAGGAGCGGCCGACGGATGCCTTTGGGGACATTGTGTTCACAGGCCTGGGCCAGAAAGTGGGAAAG TATGTCCGCGTCTCCCAGGACACTCCGTCCAGCGTCATCTACCACCTCATGACggagcactgggggctggaggtcCCCAACCTCCTCATCTCCGTGACGGGGGGTGCCAAGGACTTCAACATGAAGCCCCGGCTGAAGAGTGTCTTCCGGAGGGGCCTGGTCAAGGTGGCCCAGACCACAG GGGCCTGGATCATCACTGGGGGGTCCCACACAGGCGTGATGAAGCAGGTGGGGGAGGCTGTGCGGGACTCCAGTCTGAGCAGCCGCGGCAGCAAGGCCAGCGTGGTGACCATAGGAGTGGCCACGTGGGGCACTATCCACAACCGCGAGGACCTGGTGCACCCCACG GGCAGCTTTCCCGCCGAGTATGTGATGGACGAGGAGGGCCAGGGCCACCTCACCTGTCTGGACAGCAACCACTCACACTTCATCCTCGTGGATGACGGCACACACGGCTGCTACGGCGTAGAGATCCCGCTGCGGGCCAGGCTGGAGAAGTTCATCTCAGAACAGACCAAGGAACGGGGCG GCGTGGCCATCAAGATTCCCATCgtctgtgtggtgctggagggagGACCGGGCACTCTGCAT ACCATCTACAACGCCATCACCAACGGCACACCCTGCGTGGTGGTGGAGGGCTCAGGCCGGGTGGCCGACGTCATCGCGCAGGTGGCCAGCCTGCCCGTGCCGGACATCCGCATGGGGCTCATCCAGCAGAAGCTGGGGGTCCTCTTCCACGAGACCTTCGACACCTTCACGGAGCTCAGGCTCATTGAGTGGACCAAGAAG ATCCAGGATATTGTGCGGCGGCGGCAGCTGCTGACCATCTTTCGGGATGGCAAGGATGGCCAGCAGGACGTGGACGTGGCCATCCTTCAGGCCCTACTCaaag CCTCTCGGAGCCGCGACCACTTTGGCCATGAGAGTTGGGACCACCAGCTCAAGCTGGCCGTGGCCTGGAACCGTGTGGACATCGCCCGCAGTGAGATCTTCACTGACGAGTGCCAGTGGAAG CCTTCAGATCTGCACCCCATGATGACGGCTGCCCTCATCTCCAACAAGCCGGAGTTCGTGCGGCTCTTCCTGGAGAACGGGGTGCGGCTGAAGGAGATGGTGACATGGGACGTGCTGCTGTGGCTCTACGGGAACCTGGAGCCGTGTCTGTTCCACTACAAGCTTCAGAAGGCGCTGGCCGAGGAGCCCTGTGCGCCCGCCGGGCCACACCTGCGCATGTACCACGTGGCCCAGGTGCTGCGGGAGCTGCTGGGGGACTTCACGCAGCCCCTCTACCCCCGACCCCGCAGCAGCGACCGCCAGCGCCTGCTGCTTCCGGTGCCACACATCCGGCTCAGT GTGCAGGGCCCCAGCCTCCGCTCGCCCCCCAAGTGCTCGGCCAACCCCAGCACCTTCACCACGGACCCCATCCGCGACCTGCTCATCTGGGCCATCGTCCAGAACCGCCGGGAGCTGGCCGAGATCATCTGGGCTCAG agccaggactgCATTGTGGCGGCGCTGGCCTGCAACAAGATCCTGAAGGAGCTGTCCAAGGAGGAGGGGGACACGGACAGCATGGAGGGCATGCTGGCCCTGGCCGACGAGTACGAGCACAGGGCCATCG GGGTGTTCACCGAGTGCTACCGGAAGGACGAGGAGCGGGCTCAGAAGCTGCTCACCCGCGTGTCCGAGGCCTGGGGGCGGACCACGtgcctgcagctggccctggAGGCCAAGGCCATGAAgtttgtatctcacggtggcaTCCAG GCCTTCCTGACCAAGGTGTGGTGGGGCCAGCTGAGCGTGGACAACGGGCTGTGGCGGATCATACTGTGCATGCTGGCCTTCCCGCTGCTCTGCACCGGCCTGGTCTCCTTCAG GGACCGCAAGCTGCAGGCCGTGCAGGGGCTGGCCCGCGTGCGCGCCTTCTTCAACGCTCCCGTGGTCATCTTCCACCTCAACATCCTGTCCTACTTCGCCTTCCTCTGCCTCTTCGCCTACGTGCTCATGGTGGACTTCCAGCCGGCGCCGTCCTGGAGCGAGCGCCTTATCTACCTCTGGCTCTTCTCCCTGGTGTGCGAGGAGCTGCGCCAG CTCTTCTATGACCCCGACGGGTGTGGGCTGGCCAAGATGGCAGTGCTGTACTTCAGCGACTTCTGGAACAAGCTGGACATTGCGGCCATCCTCCTCTTCATTGCCGGGCTGACCTGCAG GCTCACCCCCGGCATGCTGTACCCCGGCCGCATCATCCTGGCCCTGGACTTCATCATGTTCTGCCTTCGGCTCATGCACATTTTCACCATCAGCAAGACTCTGGGCCCCAAGATTATCATCGTGAAGCGCATG ATGAAGGatgtcttcttcttcctcttcctgctggCCGTGTGGGTGGTGTCCTTTGGCGTGGCCAAGCAGGCCATCCTCATCCACAACGAGAGCCGTGTGGACTGGATCTTCCGGGGTGTTGTCTACCAGTCGTACCTCACCATTTTTGGGCAGATCCCTGCCTACATCGATG GTGTGAACTTCAACCCCGACCACTGCAGCCCTGATGGCACAGACCCGTACAAGCCCAAGTGCCCGGAGAGCGACTCTGCACGGCAGGCGCCCGCGTTCCCTGAGTGGCTGACAGTGACCCTCCTCTGCCTCTACCTGCTCTTCACCAACATCCTGCTGCTCAACCTCCTCATCGCCATGTTCAA CTACACGTTCCAGCAGGTGCAGGAGCATACGGACCAGATCTGGAAGTTCCAGCGCCACGACCTGATCGAGGAGTACCAGGgccggccgcccgcgccgccccccctcatcctcctcagCCACCTACACCTGTTTGTCAAGAGGGTGGTCCTCAAGATCCCGGCCCGGAGACACCGGCAGCTGA AGAACAAGCTGGAGAAGAACGAGGAGGCAGCGCTGCTGTCCTGGGAGCTGTACCTGAAGGAGAGCTACCTGCAGAGCCAGCAGCTCCTGCAGAGGCAGCGGCCCGAGCACAAGATCCAGGACATCAGCGGGAA GGTGGACGCCATGGTGGACCAGCTGGAAATGGACCGTCTGAAGCGCTCGGCCTCTGCGGAGCAGAGACTGGCCTTCCTGGAGGAGCAG gtggcggAGATGGCCCGGGCGCTGCGCAGCATTGCAAagaccctgagcacggccagcgcGGGTGGGGAGGAGGCCGTCCCTCTGCTGG ACCCCCCAAAGACCCCTGAGGGGTGTGACCCCGCGCTGGACAGCAGGGCAAAGGTGGAGGACGCTGGAGATGGCCTCCCCCATGTGAACGCCAGGCACCTCCTGTACCCCAGCTCCTCTGTCATGCGCTTCCCGGTGCCCGACGAGAAGGTGCCCTGGGAG GCGGAGTTCCTCATCTACAACCCGCCCTTTCACTCAGctgagagaagggagaagggccTGGAGGACACCGTGGGAAG TGCCCTGGAGCTGCGTGCGGGGATCCGCTACAATGTGGTGGACAGGGCTGTGGACCGACGGAGCTCCCACGGCGCCTACGCGGTGCAGGATGGGCTCCCGCT GAACCCCATGGGTCGCACGGGGCTGCGGGGACGCGGGACTCTCAGATTCTTTGGCCCCAACCACACTCTGCTGCCAGTGATCACCCG GTGGCGGAGGAACCAGGATGGAGGCATCTGCAGGCGGAGCATCAAGAAGATGCTGGAAGTGCTGGTGCTGAGACGCCCGGGGTCGGAGCTCTGGGCCCTGCCTGGG GGCTCCCGGGACCCAGGGGAGATGCTGCCCCAGAAGCTGAGGCAGGTGGTCCACCCTGAGTTCTGGCCCACCTTCAAGAGCCTGCTGGCCCAGGGCACAGAG CTGTACAAAGGCTACATGGACGACCCTCGGAACACGGACAACGCGTGGATCGAGACGGTGGCCGTGAGCGTCCACTTCCCTGACCAGAACGACGTGGTGCTGCAGATGCTCAGCTCG CCTCTGCCCAGCTGTGCCACGGTCACTGCCGTCCAGTGGCAGGTGCTGGACCGACGCCTCCCGCTCTACGCCGACCACAAAACTCTGCTGCAGAAGGCGGCCACGCTCTTCGGGGCCTACTACTGA
- the TRPM2 gene encoding transient receptor potential cation channel subfamily M member 2 isoform X3, translating into MEPALRKAGSRQEEAFGAQPRRVGDLALDPLLRGSSSRSKKMAPPFSCENKQENLSSWIPAHISRKECVYFVESAKLSDAGKVVCACGYTRQQHGEEATRPHPFPDKEWDPKKHVQERPTDAFGDIVFTGLGQKVGKYVRVSQDTPSSVIYHLMTEHWGLEVPNLLISVTGGAKDFNMKPRLKSVFRRGLVKVAQTTGAWIITGGSHTGVMKQVGEAVRDSSLSSRGSKASVVTIGVATWGTIHNREDLVHPTGSFPAEYVMDEEGQGHLTCLDSNHSHFILVDDGTHGCYGVEIPLRARLEKFISEQTKERGGVAIKIPIVCVVLEGGPGTLHTIYNAITNGTPCVVVEGSGRVADVIAQVASLPVPDIRMGLIQQKLGVLFHETFDTFTELRLIEWTKKIQDIVRRRQLLTIFRDGKDGQQDVDVAILQALLKASRSRDHFGHESWDHQLKLAVAWNRVDIARSEIFTDECQWKPSDLHPMMTAALISNKPEFVRLFLENGVRLKEMVTWDVLLWLYGNLEPCLFHYKLQKALAEEPCAPAGPHLRMYHVAQVLRELLGDFTQPLYPRPRSSDRQRLLLPVPHIRLSVQGPSLRSPPKCSANPSTFTTDPIRDLLIWAIVQNRRELAEIIWAQSQDCIVAALACNKILKELSKEEGDTDSMEGMLALADEYEHRAIGVFTECYRKDEERAQKLLTRVSEAWGRTTCLQLALEAKAMKFVSHGGIQAFLTKVWWGQLSVDNGLWRIILCMLAFPLLCTGLVSFRDRKLQAVQGLARVRAFFNAPVVIFHLNILSYFAFLCLFAYVLMVDFQPAPSWSERLIYLWLFSLVCEELRQLFYDPDGCGLAKMAVLYFSDFWNKLDIAAILLFIAGLTCRLTPGMLYPGRIILALDFIMFCLRLMHIFTISKTLGPKIIIVKRMMKDVFFFLFLLAVWVVSFGVAKQAILIHNESRVDWIFRGVVYQSYLTIFGQIPAYIDGVNFNPDHCSPDGTDPYKPKCPESDSARQAPAFPEWLTVTLLCLYLLFTNILLLNLLIAMFNYTFQQVQEHTDQIWKFQRHDLIEEYQGRPPAPPPLILLSHLHLFVKRVVLKIPARRHRQLKNKLEKNEEAALLSWELYLKESYLQSQQLLQRQRPEHKIQDISGKVDAMVDQLEMDRLKRSASAEQRLAFLEEQVAEMARALRSIAKTLSTASAGGEEAVPLLDPPKTPEGCDPALDSRAKVEDAGDGLPHVNARHLLYPSSSVMRFPVPDEKVPWEAEFLIYNPPFHSAERREKGLEDTVGSALELRAGIRYNVVDRAVDRRSSHGAYAVQDGLPLWRRNQDGGICRRSIKKMLEVLVLRRPGSELWALPGGSRDPGEMLPQKLRQVVHPEFWPTFKSLLAQGTELYKGYMDDPRNTDNAWIETVAVSVHFPDQNDVVLQMLSSPLPSCATVTAVQWQVLDRRLPLYADHKTLLQKAATLFGAYY; encoded by the exons ATGGAGCCCGCCCTGAGGAAAGCAGGCTCCAGGCAGGAAGAGGCCTTCGGCGCGCAGCCCAGGAGAGTGGGTGACCTGGCCCTGGACCCCCTGCTCCgagggagcagcagcaggagcaagaAGATGGCGCCGCCCTTCAGCTGCGAGAACAAG CAGGAGAACTTGAGCTCCTGGATCCCCGCGCACATCAGCAGGAAGGAGTGTGTGTACTTCGTGGAGAGCGCCAAACTCTCAGACGCGGG CAAAGTGGTGTGTGCCTGTGGCTACACGCGCCAGCAGCATGGGGAGGAGGCCACCAGGCCGCACCCCTTCCCGGACAAGGAATGGGACCCCAAGAAGCATGTGCAGGAGCGGCCGACGGATGCCTTTGGGGACATTGTGTTCACAGGCCTGGGCCAGAAAGTGGGAAAG TATGTCCGCGTCTCCCAGGACACTCCGTCCAGCGTCATCTACCACCTCATGACggagcactgggggctggaggtcCCCAACCTCCTCATCTCCGTGACGGGGGGTGCCAAGGACTTCAACATGAAGCCCCGGCTGAAGAGTGTCTTCCGGAGGGGCCTGGTCAAGGTGGCCCAGACCACAG GGGCCTGGATCATCACTGGGGGGTCCCACACAGGCGTGATGAAGCAGGTGGGGGAGGCTGTGCGGGACTCCAGTCTGAGCAGCCGCGGCAGCAAGGCCAGCGTGGTGACCATAGGAGTGGCCACGTGGGGCACTATCCACAACCGCGAGGACCTGGTGCACCCCACG GGCAGCTTTCCCGCCGAGTATGTGATGGACGAGGAGGGCCAGGGCCACCTCACCTGTCTGGACAGCAACCACTCACACTTCATCCTCGTGGATGACGGCACACACGGCTGCTACGGCGTAGAGATCCCGCTGCGGGCCAGGCTGGAGAAGTTCATCTCAGAACAGACCAAGGAACGGGGCG GCGTGGCCATCAAGATTCCCATCgtctgtgtggtgctggagggagGACCGGGCACTCTGCAT ACCATCTACAACGCCATCACCAACGGCACACCCTGCGTGGTGGTGGAGGGCTCAGGCCGGGTGGCCGACGTCATCGCGCAGGTGGCCAGCCTGCCCGTGCCGGACATCCGCATGGGGCTCATCCAGCAGAAGCTGGGGGTCCTCTTCCACGAGACCTTCGACACCTTCACGGAGCTCAGGCTCATTGAGTGGACCAAGAAG ATCCAGGATATTGTGCGGCGGCGGCAGCTGCTGACCATCTTTCGGGATGGCAAGGATGGCCAGCAGGACGTGGACGTGGCCATCCTTCAGGCCCTACTCaaag CCTCTCGGAGCCGCGACCACTTTGGCCATGAGAGTTGGGACCACCAGCTCAAGCTGGCCGTGGCCTGGAACCGTGTGGACATCGCCCGCAGTGAGATCTTCACTGACGAGTGCCAGTGGAAG CCTTCAGATCTGCACCCCATGATGACGGCTGCCCTCATCTCCAACAAGCCGGAGTTCGTGCGGCTCTTCCTGGAGAACGGGGTGCGGCTGAAGGAGATGGTGACATGGGACGTGCTGCTGTGGCTCTACGGGAACCTGGAGCCGTGTCTGTTCCACTACAAGCTTCAGAAGGCGCTGGCCGAGGAGCCCTGTGCGCCCGCCGGGCCACACCTGCGCATGTACCACGTGGCCCAGGTGCTGCGGGAGCTGCTGGGGGACTTCACGCAGCCCCTCTACCCCCGACCCCGCAGCAGCGACCGCCAGCGCCTGCTGCTTCCGGTGCCACACATCCGGCTCAGT GTGCAGGGCCCCAGCCTCCGCTCGCCCCCCAAGTGCTCGGCCAACCCCAGCACCTTCACCACGGACCCCATCCGCGACCTGCTCATCTGGGCCATCGTCCAGAACCGCCGGGAGCTGGCCGAGATCATCTGGGCTCAG agccaggactgCATTGTGGCGGCGCTGGCCTGCAACAAGATCCTGAAGGAGCTGTCCAAGGAGGAGGGGGACACGGACAGCATGGAGGGCATGCTGGCCCTGGCCGACGAGTACGAGCACAGGGCCATCG GGGTGTTCACCGAGTGCTACCGGAAGGACGAGGAGCGGGCTCAGAAGCTGCTCACCCGCGTGTCCGAGGCCTGGGGGCGGACCACGtgcctgcagctggccctggAGGCCAAGGCCATGAAgtttgtatctcacggtggcaTCCAG GCCTTCCTGACCAAGGTGTGGTGGGGCCAGCTGAGCGTGGACAACGGGCTGTGGCGGATCATACTGTGCATGCTGGCCTTCCCGCTGCTCTGCACCGGCCTGGTCTCCTTCAG GGACCGCAAGCTGCAGGCCGTGCAGGGGCTGGCCCGCGTGCGCGCCTTCTTCAACGCTCCCGTGGTCATCTTCCACCTCAACATCCTGTCCTACTTCGCCTTCCTCTGCCTCTTCGCCTACGTGCTCATGGTGGACTTCCAGCCGGCGCCGTCCTGGAGCGAGCGCCTTATCTACCTCTGGCTCTTCTCCCTGGTGTGCGAGGAGCTGCGCCAG CTCTTCTATGACCCCGACGGGTGTGGGCTGGCCAAGATGGCAGTGCTGTACTTCAGCGACTTCTGGAACAAGCTGGACATTGCGGCCATCCTCCTCTTCATTGCCGGGCTGACCTGCAG GCTCACCCCCGGCATGCTGTACCCCGGCCGCATCATCCTGGCCCTGGACTTCATCATGTTCTGCCTTCGGCTCATGCACATTTTCACCATCAGCAAGACTCTGGGCCCCAAGATTATCATCGTGAAGCGCATG ATGAAGGatgtcttcttcttcctcttcctgctggCCGTGTGGGTGGTGTCCTTTGGCGTGGCCAAGCAGGCCATCCTCATCCACAACGAGAGCCGTGTGGACTGGATCTTCCGGGGTGTTGTCTACCAGTCGTACCTCACCATTTTTGGGCAGATCCCTGCCTACATCGATG GTGTGAACTTCAACCCCGACCACTGCAGCCCTGATGGCACAGACCCGTACAAGCCCAAGTGCCCGGAGAGCGACTCTGCACGGCAGGCGCCCGCGTTCCCTGAGTGGCTGACAGTGACCCTCCTCTGCCTCTACCTGCTCTTCACCAACATCCTGCTGCTCAACCTCCTCATCGCCATGTTCAA CTACACGTTCCAGCAGGTGCAGGAGCATACGGACCAGATCTGGAAGTTCCAGCGCCACGACCTGATCGAGGAGTACCAGGgccggccgcccgcgccgccccccctcatcctcctcagCCACCTACACCTGTTTGTCAAGAGGGTGGTCCTCAAGATCCCGGCCCGGAGACACCGGCAGCTGA AGAACAAGCTGGAGAAGAACGAGGAGGCAGCGCTGCTGTCCTGGGAGCTGTACCTGAAGGAGAGCTACCTGCAGAGCCAGCAGCTCCTGCAGAGGCAGCGGCCCGAGCACAAGATCCAGGACATCAGCGGGAA GGTGGACGCCATGGTGGACCAGCTGGAAATGGACCGTCTGAAGCGCTCGGCCTCTGCGGAGCAGAGACTGGCCTTCCTGGAGGAGCAG gtggcggAGATGGCCCGGGCGCTGCGCAGCATTGCAAagaccctgagcacggccagcgcGGGTGGGGAGGAGGCCGTCCCTCTGCTGG ACCCCCCAAAGACCCCTGAGGGGTGTGACCCCGCGCTGGACAGCAGGGCAAAGGTGGAGGACGCTGGAGATGGCCTCCCCCATGTGAACGCCAGGCACCTCCTGTACCCCAGCTCCTCTGTCATGCGCTTCCCGGTGCCCGACGAGAAGGTGCCCTGGGAG GCGGAGTTCCTCATCTACAACCCGCCCTTTCACTCAGctgagagaagggagaagggccTGGAGGACACCGTGGGAAG TGCCCTGGAGCTGCGTGCGGGGATCCGCTACAATGTGGTGGACAGGGCTGTGGACCGACGGAGCTCCCACGGCGCCTACGCGGTGCAGGATGGGCTCCCGCT GTGGCGGAGGAACCAGGATGGAGGCATCTGCAGGCGGAGCATCAAGAAGATGCTGGAAGTGCTGGTGCTGAGACGCCCGGGGTCGGAGCTCTGGGCCCTGCCTGGG GGCTCCCGGGACCCAGGGGAGATGCTGCCCCAGAAGCTGAGGCAGGTGGTCCACCCTGAGTTCTGGCCCACCTTCAAGAGCCTGCTGGCCCAGGGCACAGAG CTGTACAAAGGCTACATGGACGACCCTCGGAACACGGACAACGCGTGGATCGAGACGGTGGCCGTGAGCGTCCACTTCCCTGACCAGAACGACGTGGTGCTGCAGATGCTCAGCTCG CCTCTGCCCAGCTGTGCCACGGTCACTGCCGTCCAGTGGCAGGTGCTGGACCGACGCCTCCCGCTCTACGCCGACCACAAAACTCTGCTGCAGAAGGCGGCCACGCTCTTCGGGGCCTACTACTGA